A stretch of DNA from Streptomyces xanthii:
CGCCATGGCGCTGCTCGCGCTGGCCGTCGCGCTCGTGGTCGTCAAGGTGCGCAAGAGCGACCTGGAGGCACTCTCGGGTGTCGCCGGGCCGGCCGGGGGCTGACGCCCTGGCGGGGGACGTGGATGCCGGGCCGCCGGTTGTCGGCCAGGGGCCCGGCATCCACGGCGCCGTACGCGAGCGGCGCCCGAGAACAAGACCTTCCGGAGCGGTCTACGCCTTCCGGTCCGTGGCCCAGTCCGGGAGGGCTTCGGTTCTTTCCAGCCAGGCGGCCGGAGGAGCACCCGCAGGGCTGGAGGCGACGATCCCGCCGACGATCGCGCAGGTCGTGTCCACGTCACCGCCCACCTGGGCGGTGCTCCAGAAGGCACTCTCGTAGTCGCCGAGCCCCCGGGCGGCCGACCAGAGGGCGAACGGCACGGTGTCGTGCGCCGAGGTCCGCCGACCGCAGCCGAGCACCGCCGCGACCGTCCCCGGGTCCCCGTAGTCGAGCATGTCCCGGGCCCGGCGCAGCCCGGCGCCCACCGCGCTGCGCGGCACGAGCGCGATCACTCCGTCCAGCAGGTCGCCCGGCGCGGGAGGCCCGGCCGGAGCCGCCACGAGGGCGGCCGCCGCGGCCACGGCCATCGCGCCGACGACCGCCTCACGATGCTGGTGCGTGGGGTACGCCGAGATCTCGGCCTGGTGGGTGGCCTGCTCAGGGTCGTCGGCGTAGTAGGCGCCGAGCGGGGCGATCCGCATCGCCGCCCCGTTCCCCCACGAGCCCTGGCCCTTGAACAGCGCCGAGGCAAGTTCCCGCCAGTCGCCGCCCTCGCGGACCAGCCTCAGCAGCCGGTTGACCGCGGGGCCGTACCCGCGGTCGAAGTCATGGTGCTCGGCGAACGACCGGGCGAGGTCGTCCTGGTCGATCCGGCAGTGTCTGGCCAGGACGGCCACCACGGAGCAGGCCATCTCGGTGTCGTCGGTCCACTGCCAGGGGCCGTCGGGCAGGTCACGGCGCTTGAGCAGCGGATAGTTCTCCGGAACGAAGAACTGTGATCCCAGCGCGTCCCCCACGGAGAGGCCGCGCAGGCTGGACAGGGCGCGGTCCACGCGCCCTTCGGGAGAGGAATCAGCGATCATCGCAAAGCCACTCTAACCGGTGATCCCATATGGCTCCGGTTCACGCCAGCGTTCGAACGGCCGGTCCAGGGTGTACTTGCCGTTCTCCCCGAGAACGAGCGAGCGTGTCTCCGCGTTCCCGGGATTCGACAGCGACTCGAAGTCCGCGACGCTCCAGTGGAACCAGCGCATGCAGAACAGCCGCATCGTGAGCCCGTGCGTCACCAGCAGCACGTTCGGCGGGTGCCCGGGGTCCTCGAAGCTCCGGTACAGGCTCTCCAGGAAAGCGCCGACACGGTCGTACACGTCGGCCCCGGACTCTCCCTGCGCGAAGCGGTAGAAGAAGTGCCCGTACGCGTCCCTGTACGCCTTCTGGAGCCGCACGTCGTCGCGGTCCTGCCAGTTGCCCCAGTCCTGTTCCCGCAGGCGCGGCTCCTCCCGGACCCGTACGAGACCGGGATCCAGGCGGAACGCCCGGAACGTCTGGTGCGTGCGCCGGTAGGGCGAGACGTAGACGCTCACCCGCTCGTCACCGAAGAGGTCACGCAGCTCGCGGCCGGTGCCCTCCGCCTGGCTCCACCCCTTCTCGGTCAGCGCCAGCGCGTGATCGGGCTCGCGTTCGTACACGGTGTCGTCCGCGTTTCCCTCGGACTCGCCGTGCCGGACCAGAACGATGCGCCGTGGTCGTGCCATGCCAAGACAGTAGATCGACCCGGCCGGTTCCGAGCACCCGTACGGGCTCCATCCGGCGTAGATCACAGGGCACGCGCGTGGGGCGCGTTCACACCGTCCAGCTCGGCTCCAGTCCGACGATGTCGCCGCTCACGTCCAGGACGTCGGTCTCCGTCTGGGCCCGCGCGGAGAGCCGCTCCACCCGGTTCACCTGGTACTTGCCGCGCTCCGCCTCGGAGCGCCACATGGAGAGGACCAGGAACTCGTCGCCGGGCGCCTCTCCGAAGAGCCCGCGGATCATGCCGGGTGAGCCGGCCATGGCCGGGTTCCAGACCTTCTGCTGCATCAAGGTGAAGTGCTCCGCCCGCTCCGCGTGCACCTTGAGGTGCGCCACCCGCACGACGTCCGCGTCCGTGAACTTGGCCTCGAACCCGGTCTTCACGTCGAAGCTGTAGTCGAAGAGCTTCACCTGTATGTCTTTGAACGTGCCGGACTGCGCCGCGGCGAGCCGGTCGTGGGAACGCGCCATGAAGGAGTCGTAGAAGGCCCGGCTCTCCCAGAAGCCGAACACATGGGCCACGTCGGACCGACGCCTGCTCCAGCCTCCGCCCTGTCCCCTGAACCCCGGCTCCCCGAGAAGCCCCGCCCATTTCCGCTGTCCCCGCTCGAACCCCCGACGGTCCACCACGGTGCAGCGAATCCACTTGACCAGCACCGCATCATCGTACGGCGCGGCGCATGACGTGGCGTCACTCTCGGGTGCAGTGCCGGGACTTCGGGAGGCGCGCGTGAGTGGCCGACGGCAAACGGTCGGTCCCCCTGTTGTCGGTGGGACGACGTAGCGTGTCGGTAGCACTCAAACATCGCGCCGAGAAGGGGGAGTTCGGTGAGCAGCCTGCGCAAGGGGATCGAGAAGATCGAGGTCGGACTGAAGTGGGACCCGAGCCCGATCGGCTCGCCTCCCCATGATCTGGACCTCGTGGCGGCGACGTACACGAGCGACGCGCCGCACGGCGATCCCGACTACGTCGTGCACTTCGACAGCCGTTCGCCGGACGGCACCATCACGCTCGACCGGGACAGCCGCACGGGTCAGGGCTTCGGCTACGACGAGGTCATGACGCTCGAACTGGAGCGTCTGGCACCGCGTTACGCGCGCGTGGTCGTGGGCGTGGCGATCCAGCAGGGCGAGGAGGGCACGGACCGGACCAAGGTGTTCGGGGACGTGACGAGCACGGCGGTGCGCATACGGGAGGGGTACACGGAGCTGGCGCTCCACGACTTCGCCTCGGTGCACGGATGCTCGGCTGCGACCGTGGCAGAGTTCGTGCGGGGGGCCGACGGCGAGTGGTCGTTCCACGACACGGTGCACGGCTTCGACGGCGACCTCACCTCGTTCGCCGCCGCGATGGGCGCGCTCTAGTCCGCACTCGGGCGCCGGCGGGTTCGCCGCGGACGGCGAAGAGGGAGCCGACCGTGGGTCGACTCCCTCTTCGTGTGCCGCTCAGGGGCCTGCGCGGCGGCGCGTTCTCACGGCCACCGCGTCAGTCCCGGGCCGCCGGTTCAGCTGCAGCCGCTGGTGGAGCCGCAGCCCTCGCAGATGTAGCAGGATCCGGCGCGCTGCATCTTCGTACCGCAGGAGAAGCAGAGCGGGGCGTCGGCCTGGATGCCCAGCTGCATCTCGACGAGCTCGGCGCTGGTGTGCGCCTGCTTCGGGGCGGGCACCTCGGCGGCGACCGCGGCCTTCGGCGTCTCGACGGCCTTCAGCTCCTGCGCGCGGGGCGCGGACTGGGCCAGGCCCTCGACGTCGACCTCGTCCTCGGTGGGCTCGTAGGAGCCCGTCTCCAGGTGACGCTGACGCTCCTCGGCGGAGTGGATGCCGAGCGCGGAGCGCGTCTCGAAGGGCAGGAAGTCGAGCGCCAGGCGGCGGAAGATGTAGTCGACGATCGACTGCGCCATCCGCACGTCCGGGTCGTCCGTCATACCGGCCGGCTCGAAGCGCATGTTGGTGAACTTCGAGACGTAGGTCTCCAGCGGCACGCCGTACTGGAGGCCGACCGAGACAGCGATGGAGAAGGCGTCCATCATGCCCGCGAGGGTGGAGCCCTGCTTCGACATCTTCAGGAAGACCTCGCCGAGACCGTCGTCCGGGTAGGAGTTGGCGGTCATGTAGCCCTCGGCGCCACCGACGGTGAAGGAGGTGGTGATCCCCGGGCGGCCCTTGGGCAGACGCTTGCGGACCGGGCGGTACTCGACGACCTTCTCGACGGTCTCGCGGATCGTCGCCTCGGCCTTCGCGGTCACCTCGGCCTTCTCGTCCTCCTTCTTCTTGGCGGAGAGCGGCTGGCCGACCTTGCAGTTGTCGCGGTAGATGGCGAGCGCCTTGACGCCCATCTTCCAGGCCTCGAAGTAGACCTCCTCGACGTCCTCGACCGTCGCCGTCTCCGGAAGGTTGACGGTCTTGGAGAGGGCGCCCGAGATCCACGGCTGGATGGCGGCCATCATGCGGACGTGGCCCATCGCGGAGATGGAGCGCTCGCCCATGGCGCAGTCGAACACCTCGTAGTGCTCGAGCTTGAGGCCCGGGGCGTCGATCACATTGCCGTGCTCGGCGATGTGGGCGACGATCGCCTCGATCTGCTCCTCCTGGTAACCCAGGCGGCGCAGGGCCTGCGGCACGGTGCCGTTGACGATCTGCATCGAGCCGCCGCCGACCAGCTTCTTGAACTTGACCAGGGCGAGGTCGGGCTCGAGGCCGGTGGTGTCGCAGGACATCGCGAGACCGATGGTGCCGGTCGGGGCGATGACGGACGCCTGCGCGTTGCGGAAGCCGTTCTTCTCGCCGAGGCGGACGACGTCCTGCCAGGCCTCCGTGGCGGCGGCCCAGATCGGGCTGTCCAGGTCGTCCATGCGGACGGCCGCGGTGTTGGCGTCGGCGTGCTGCTTCATGACGCGCTGGTGCGGCTGGGCGTTCTTCGCGTAGCCGTCGTAGGGGCCGACGACCGCGGCGAGCTCCGCGGAGCGCTTGTACGAGGTACCGGTCATCAGCGACGTGATGGCGCCGGCGAGGGCGCGGCCGCCGTCCGAGTCGTAGGCGTGGCCGGTCGCCATGAGCAGGGCGCCCAGGTTGGCGTAGCCGATGCCGAGCTGGCGGTAGGCGCGGGTGTTCTCGCCGATCTTCTCGGTCGGGAAGTCGGCGAAGCAGATGGAGATGTCCATCGCGGTGATGACGAGCTCGACGACCTTGGCGAAGCGCTCGACGTCGAAGGACTGGTTGCCCTTGCCGTCGTCCTTGAGGAACTTCATCAGGTTCAGCGAGGCGAGGTTGCAGGACGTGTTGTCCAGGTGCATGTACTCGCTGCACGGGTTCGAGCCGTTGATGCGGCCGGACTCCGGGCACGTGTGCCAGTGGTTGATGGTGTCGTCGTACTGGATGCCCGGGTCGGCGCAGGCCCAGGCGGCCTCGGCCATCTTGCGGAAGAGCGACTTGGCGTCGACCTCCTCGATGACGTCACCGGTCATACGGGCGCGCAGGCCGAACTTGCCACCGGACTCGACGGCCTTCATGAACTCGTCGTTCACGCGCACCGAGTTGTTGGCGTTCTGGTACTGGACGGACGTGATGTCGTCGCCGCCCAGGTCCATGTCGAAGCCCGCGTCGCGCAGGGCGCGGATCTTCTCCTCTTCCTTCACCTTGGTCTCGATGAAGTCCTCGATGTCGGGGTGGTCGACATCCAGGATGACCATCTTGGCCGCGCGGCGGGTGGCGCCGCCCGACTTGATCGTTCCTGCGGAGGCGTCGGCACCGCGCATGAAGGAGACGGGACCCGAGGCGTTGCCGCCGGAGGAGAGCAGTTCCTTGGAGGAACGGATGCGGGAGAGGTTCAGGCCGGCGCCGGAGCCGCCCTTGAAGATCATGCCCTCTTCCTTGTACCAGTCGAGGATCGACTCCATGGAGTCGTCGACGGCCAGGATGAAGCAGGCGGAGACCTGCTGGGGCTGCGGCGTGCCCACGTTGAACCACACCGGCGAGTTGAAGCTGAAGATCTGGTGCAGGAGGGCGTACGCCAGCTCGTGCTCGAAGATCTCGGCGTCGGCGGGCGAGGCGAAGTACTTGTAGTCCTCACCGGCCTTCCGGTACGTCTTCACGATGCGGTCGATGAGCTGCTTGAGGCTCACCTCGCGCTGCGGAGTGCCGACGGCACCGCGGAAGTACTTGCTGGTGACGATGTTGACCGCGTTCACCGACCAGAAGTCGGGGAACTCGACGCCACGCTGCTCGAAATTGACCGAGCCGTCGCGCCAGTTGGTCATGACGACGTCGCGATGCGCCCACTCCACCTCGTCGTACGGGTGCACGCCGGGGGTGGTGTGGATGCGCTCGATACGCAGACCCTTGGTGGCCTTGGAACCCTTCGCGCGGGAACCTCGTGCCGGGCCGCTCGCCGTCTCTGTCATGCCGCCTCCCATATATCGGGCTAAAACGCCCTAAAGTGCCTCGATCTTCCCGTGGCACGGTGTGTGTCTTGTATTGCGGTGCCGCTTTCGCCGCCCGCAACAGGTCTCTGGATGCCGCCGTCGGCCCGTGGGCCGTCAGTCGGCGGCGTGGGCGGGCACGGGGACTTCGACAGTCCCGCCGGTCCCGCTCTCACTCTCTGCGCAATCCCTGCCCGCGTCGTCCGCCGTCGCGCCGGGCGCTTGTTCCCTCAGCTCCGCGATCGCCGACTCGAAGTCCTCCAGCGAGTCGAACGCCCGGTACACGGACGCGAATCGCAGGTAGGCCACGAGGTCCAGCTCCTGCAGCGGTCCCAGTATGGCCAGGCCCACGTCATGAGTGGTCAGCTCGGCGCTTCCGGTGGCGCGCACCGCCTCCTCGACCCGCTGGCCGAGCAGGGCGAGGGCGTCCTCGGTCACCGGACGCCCCTGGCACGCCTTGCGGACGCCGTTGATGACCTTGGTGCGGCTGAAGGGTTCCGTCACGCCGCTCCGCTTGACCACCATCAGTGAGCAGGTCTCCACCGTCGTGAAACGACGGGAGCAGTCCGGGCACTGACGGCGCCGGCGGATGGACGTGCCGTCGTCGGTGGTGCGGCTGTCGACGACACGGCTGTCGGGATGCCTGCAGAAGGGGCAGTGCATGAACTCCAACCCTCCTTCACGGCACGACTCGATAGCCTCGAAAGGGCTGGTCGCACCTCCCGAAGCAGCCCCAAGCATAGGCGATGGCCACGGCCCCGATGGACGCGGGACCACAACTTCTGGGCTGCCGAGGCAATCCAACCACTACATCTGGGGTTTGGCCGCCTAATCGGCCCTACGCGTGTCGCGGCGCCGTTTCGGGCCCCACGAGGGCGCGCGGCGCCCCTGAACGCAGGCGCCCGCGGGTTCGCGGGTACGGAGAACGGGGGTCACGGCCGAGCGACCGAGGTGCGGATGGCAGACTGATGCAGCCTGCGGAGAGGTCCTCGACCCCGGCGGTGAAGCGTACCGGATTGAGCCGAAATGCCTCACTCCGACAGCGGTAGCCATACACCCGAGCGCATGATCACGACAAGTAATCTACGGTTTTTCACTCGAACGTGTGTTTGGCGCAACCTTTCGAAAGGAACTACCGTTGGCTAGCTAGGGAGACATTCTCGAGAGGGGCCCACCGACGTGACCACGACCGCAGACAGTGCCACCATCACTGCCCAGGGCCGCGCCCAGGGCCGACTCGAGCCGGTGCATGCCATGAATGACGCCGCCATGGCCCAGGAGGGCCCCAAGCCAGGGCGCTCGTTGCCCGGTCGGCCCCCAGGAATCCGCGCGGACAGCACGGGCCTCACGGACCGGCAGCGCCGCGTGATCGAGGTCATCCGGGACTCGGTGCAGCGGCGTGGGTACCCGCCGTCGATGCGTGAGATCGGCCAGGCGGTCGGCCTGTCCAGCACGTCGTCCGTCGCGCACCAGCTGATGGCTCTCGAGCGGAAGGGCTTCCTGCGCCGCGACCCGCACCGTCCGCGCGCGTACGAGGTCCGCGGCTCCGACCAGCCGAGCACGCAGCCCACGGACACGACGGGCAAGCCCGCGGCGTCGTACGTGCCGCTCGTCGGCCGGATCGCCGCCGGTGGCCCGATCCTCGCCGAGGAGTCCGTCGAGGACGTCTTCCCGCTCCCCCGGCAGCTGGTCGGTGACGGTGAACTCTTCGTCCTCAAGGTCGTCGGTGACTCGATGATCGAAGCAGCGATCTGTGACGGGGACTGGGTGACCGTCCGCCGCCAGCCCGTCGCGGAGAACGGGGACATCGTCGCCGCCATGCTGGACGGGGAGGCCACGGTCAAGCGCTTCAAGCGCGAGGACGGTCACGTCTGGCTGCTCCCGCACAACGCCGCGTACCAGCCGATCCCCGGCGACGAGGCGACCATCCTCGGCAAGGTCGTGGCCGTACTGCGCCGCGTCTGACGCGCTCCCCGACCGGGCCCCGGAACCAACTGCGCCGGTTCCGGGGCCCTGCACTGTCCGGATTCCCGATCGAACACCTCGGGCTCGGCACGCATGCGTATGAGGCCTGGAGCCGCTCGCACGCACGGGGCGGCCGTTCCGGGCCGTGAGTGGTACGGCGACCTGGATCCGGCCGCTCTTGCCTGGCCTGCGCGTCTACTCCTCGTCGGCCTCTGCTCCGGCCTTCTCGCCGGCCTGCGCCGCGGCGTCGATGGCCGCGAGCGAGCGGCGTACCTGGTTGCGGTCCACCGTGTACCAGAAGTCGGGCATCGAGGCCCGCAGATAGCTGCCGTAGCGAGCCGTCGCGATGCGCGGGTCGAGGACAGCGACGACACCGCGGTCGCCCGTGGCCCGGACGAGCCGGCCCGCTCCCTGCGCCATCAGCAGGGCGGCGTGGGTCGCGGCGACGGCCATGAACCCGTTGCCTCCCGCGTCCTCCACGGCCTTCTGGCGGGCGCTCATCAGCGGGTCGTCGGGGCGCGGGAACGGGATCTTGTCCATGACGACCAGCTGGCAGCTGGCGCCCGGGACGTCCACGCCCTGCCAGAGCGACAGCGTGCCGAACAGGCAGGTCTTGGGGTCCGCTGCGAAGCCCTTGATCAGCTCCCCGAGGGTGTCCTCGCCCTGCAGCAGGATCGGGTACTCGGGGATGCGTGCGCGCAGCTCCTCGGCCGCGGCCTGGGCGGCCCGCATCGAGGAGAACAGGCCGAGCGTGCGGCCGCCGGCGGCCTGCATCAGCTCGGCCAGCTCGTCCATCATGTCGGTGCGCGTGCCCTCGCGCGCGGGCCGGGCCAGGTGCTTGGCGACGTAGAGGATGCCCTGCTTCGGGTAGTCGAAGGGCGAGCCGACGTCGAGGCCCTTCCACTCCGGCAGGTCGTCTCCGTGCGTGCCTTCCGGGGCCAGGCCGAGCGACGCCCCCACCCCGTTGAAATCACCGCCGAGCTTCAGGGTCGCCGAGGTCAGGACGACGGAGCGGTCGGTGAAGAGCTTCTCGCGGAGCAGCCCGGACACCGACATCGGGGCGACCCGCAGGGAGGCGCCGAAGCGCTCGTGGCGCTCGTACCAGACGACGTCCCACTCCGACCCGTTCGTGATCCGCTCCGAGACGTCGTGGATCGTCTCCACGGAGGCGAGTGCCTGCTTGCGCACCGCGTCCTCGTCCTGGACGGACTTGTCCCGCGTGGAACCGAGCGCCGTGATCACAGTGCGGGCGGCGTCGCGCAGTGCCATCAGGGCGTATCCGAGATCCTCAGGGATCTCCTCGAGGCGGCCCGGCAGCGCGAGCTCCATGAGCCGCTCGAAGCCCTCGGCAGCGGTCTGGAGCTGGTCGGCCGCCTTCTCGTTCACGAGCTTGGCGGCGCGGCGCACCGCGCGGTTGACCTGGCCCGGAGTGAGCTCTCCGGTCGCCACTCCTGTCACCCGGGAGACCAGCTCGTGGGCCTCGTCCACGATCAGCACCTCGTGCTGCGGCAGGACCGGCGCGCCCTCGATGGCGTCGATCGCGAGCAGCGCGTGGTTCGTGACGATGACGTCGGCCAGCTTGGCCCGCTCCCGGGCCATCTCGGCGAAGCATTCCTGGCCGTACGCGCACTTCGACGCGCCCAGGCACTCCCGCGAGGAGACGGAGACCTGGGACCAGGCCTTGTCGGAGACGCCGGGGGTCAGGTCGTCCCGGTCGCCCGTCTCCGTCTCGTCCGCCCAGTCCCGCATCCGCAGCAGGTCCTGGCCGAGCTTGCTGGTCGGAGCGGCCGCCTCGAACTGGTCGAAGAGGCCCTCCTCCTCTTCCTGCGGCACTCCTTCGTGAAGGCGGTGCAGGCACAGATAGTTCGACCGGCCCTTGAGCATCGCGAAGTTGGGTCGGCGCCGCAGCAGCGGGTGCAGGGACTCCACGGTGCGCGGCAGATCCCGCTCGACGAGCTGGCGCTGCAGCGCCAGTGTGGCCGTGGCGACCACCACGCGCTCCCCGTGGGCCAGCGCCGGCACGAGATAGCCGAGCGACTTTCCGGTACCGGTGCCGGCCTGGACCAGCAGATGGGAGCCGTCGTCGATCGCCTCGGCGACCGTCTCGGCCATGGTCACCTGGCCAGGGCGCTCCGTGCCGCCGACGGCGGTGACGGCGGCGTGCAGGAGCTCGGGGAGTGAGGGCTTCGTCATAGCTCGACCACCCTAAACGGCACCACTGACAATCCCGCGATCACGGTTGGTGCAGGGGGTTGGCCACGGTGCCGTGCACGGCGGCGTGCGGCCGGTGGGCGCGGTCGCGGTAGCCGTCCAGGTGCAGACGGTTGCGGTTGAGGCACAGCCGCTCGATACGGGGAGTGAGCAGGTCGAACATCTCGTACCGGTCCTTGAGCTCCGGGAAGCGCGCCTGATGGTGCAGGATCTCGGCCCGGACCAGCGACCAGAACGCGTGCTCGGGCACGCCCAGCTGCTCCTCGCACAGCGGCGCCAGGTAGCGGAAGACGCCCACGAAGAGTCCTGAGTGGATGAACTGTGTCAGGAAGTCGGGGTGCTCCGTGAGCAGGACCTCGCGTACGTCCTGAGGCATCGCCGCGTGCTCGGGCAGCGGCTCGGCACTGATGTTGACGTCGTCCACGAAGTCCTTGACCGCGAGGCGGACCGGGACGTCCTGTTCGTCGAACACGACGATGGCGTTCTCTCCATGGGGCGAGAAAACCGTGCCGTAGTGGTACAGGAAGCGCAGCAGGGGCGGCAGCAAGGCTGTGAAGAGCCGGGTCAGCCAGGTCTTGGGGTCGAGTCCTGAACGCTCCACCAGTTCGGCGACGAAGGCGCGCCCCTGGGGGTCGGTGTGCAACAAGGAGGCGAGCGTCCGGGCCCGCTCCCCCGCGGCCAGGTGGCGCGTCACCGGCTCGCGCCAGATTGCGCCCAGGAGCTCCTTGTACTGGTAGGGGACTTCGTCGAGCCGGTCGTACAAGGAGTGCTCGACGGTCACCGAGGCCACCTCGCCGAGCAGGATGACGCCGCACTCGTCCCTCAGGAAGGGGTCGGCGTCGCGCAGTGTCCGCATCCATGTGGTCACGGCCGGCGCCGCGACGGTGCGTTCCGTGGGGAGCCCGCGCCATACAAGGGTGTTGAGGATCGACAACGGCAGTTTCACCGTGAGCCGCTCGGGGCGGCTGGTGTTGAGGAAGGTACGGATGGATTGCTGCGGCAGTCGCAGGTCGCCGTCGCTCGGGAGCGGGACGATGGTGCCGTCGGCGACGGCGGGTGCGAAGAGCGGTAGGACGATGTCGTCCCACTGCCAGGGGTGGACGGGCAGGCAGAGGTAGTCGCCGGGGTCCAGGCCCCGGTCACGCAAGGTCCGGTCGAACAGTTCCCTTGTCGGTGCGTCCAGTTCGCGGGAGTAGAGGGAATCCGCCGATGCGAGTCCTGCCACGCCGCGATATGTGGCGAGGCTGGTGTGGACGGCGATCCAGGGGAGGGTCGTGGGGTGTCGGGCCTCGGGGGTCCAGCGGGCCGCGTCGGTGGCGGAGAAGCCGAGGCGGCCCTTGTTCAGGACGAGCCAGGGGTGACCGGTCTGATGCCCCTCGAGCTCGGCGTATCCGAGGTCGGCGAGCTGCGCGGCGCTGAGCGCGGTGTGGTCGAGGCGGGCGTCGGCGGCGAGGGTGACGGTCAGTTCGCGGATGAGGTGCCCGAGCGTGGTGCCGTCCAGACCGAGGAGGTCGCGGGCTCGGACGACGAAGTCCAACGGGTCGGTGGCGGGGCGCCCGGGCTCGCCCGTCGCCGAGTCCGTCGCATGGGACACCCAGGTCAGGGAATCCGGGTCGACCTGCCAACTGCCGTAGGCGCCGCGTCGGGCGCGGAAGTGGAGGATCGCGTCGTCACCTGACGTGGGACCGGCGGGCACGGTCAGGGCGTAGGGCTGGTGGCCGGTCTCCGCCGGGTCGGTGCGTTCACCGTCGGTGGGGTCACCGACGGTGGGGATGGTCTCGGTGGGTTCACCCTCGGTGGGGAGGGCCTCGGTGGAGGCGCTCGGCCCGAACGGCCGGGCGGGGCTGTCGACGGGTGTCGGGCTGAGGATCTCCTCGTAACTGAATTCGGCGATGAGCTTGGCGACCAGCCGCGCACCCGCCCGGCCCCAGTTCTCACGCGTCAGCTCGGGCGGGTCGTACAGCACGTGCGGCTCGGTGGAACTCGGGGCGTCGGACGGATTCGGCACGGGGACTCCTCGCGAGGGAACCGGATCGGGGTGAGCGGTGTACTAAAAGTGATCGGCTCGCAGCACGGAGCGCAGAGCTCGGTCACGGATCATGAGCGCGGCCCGTTTGTCCGACAGGTCGACCTCGGCGGAAAGACGGAAGCCGGCGCTCAGAAAGGCTGAGACGGAAGGGGTGTTGCGGATGTCGGGCTCTGCTACGACACGTGCGCAGGAGGGCCGGTGGTCGAGGATCAGGTCCGCGACCACCGTGAGCAGGGCTGTGCCGAGACCTCGCCCTCGGTCGGCGACCCCGCCGATGAGCAGATGGATACCGGTGTCGTGGGGACGGGCCGGGTAGTACCGGGCGAGCGGGTCCAGGTCGGCGCGGTAGATCTCCCAGTAGCTCATCGGGGTGCCGTCCAGGACGCCGAGGCAGGGGACGCTGCGGCCGTCGCCGCTGAGCTGCGGGCGCAGATGGTCCGCGGTGACCGTGTCCGGGCCCGCCAGTTCCCAGAAGGCCGACACGGCCGGGTCGTTCATCCATCGGCTGATGAGGTCCAGGTCCCGTTCGAGCCGTACCGGCACGAGTTGGAAGACACCTGCGGGTGTGGCGGCGGGGCCCCACTCCCCCACGTTGTCGAGCAGGTCGTGCTGGAGCGGCGGCAGCGGGTCCGGGCTCGACCGCTGCTCGCCGGCGGGCCGGGCCGCGGGCAGGGCGCTGTCCTGCTCGGCGATGAGTCCCAGCAGCTCGTCGGGGAGCCGCAGGTCCACGGTGTCCCGGCCGTCCTCGTCCTCCGCGCGGGATGCGGTGACGGCCGGATCGGCGGTGGGGGTGGTACCGGCGTCGGTGCTCGCATCGGTCGGGGGCACGGCGGGTTCCTCTCGGACAGT
This window harbors:
- a CDS encoding ATP-dependent DNA helicase translates to MTKPSLPELLHAAVTAVGGTERPGQVTMAETVAEAIDDGSHLLVQAGTGTGKSLGYLVPALAHGERVVVATATLALQRQLVERDLPRTVESLHPLLRRRPNFAMLKGRSNYLCLHRLHEGVPQEEEEGLFDQFEAAAPTSKLGQDLLRMRDWADETETGDRDDLTPGVSDKAWSQVSVSSRECLGASKCAYGQECFAEMARERAKLADVIVTNHALLAIDAIEGAPVLPQHEVLIVDEAHELVSRVTGVATGELTPGQVNRAVRRAAKLVNEKAADQLQTAAEGFERLMELALPGRLEEIPEDLGYALMALRDAARTVITALGSTRDKSVQDEDAVRKQALASVETIHDVSERITNGSEWDVVWYERHERFGASLRVAPMSVSGLLREKLFTDRSVVLTSATLKLGGDFNGVGASLGLAPEGTHGDDLPEWKGLDVGSPFDYPKQGILYVAKHLARPAREGTRTDMMDELAELMQAAGGRTLGLFSSMRAAQAAAEELRARIPEYPILLQGEDTLGELIKGFAADPKTCLFGTLSLWQGVDVPGASCQLVVMDKIPFPRPDDPLMSARQKAVEDAGGNGFMAVAATHAALLMAQGAGRLVRATGDRGVVAVLDPRIATARYGSYLRASMPDFWYTVDRNQVRRSLAAIDAAAQAGEKAGAEADEE
- a CDS encoding IucA/IucC family protein; the protein is MPNPSDAPSSTEPHVLYDPPELTRENWGRAGARLVAKLIAEFSYEEILSPTPVDSPARPFGPSASTEALPTEGEPTETIPTVGDPTDGERTDPAETGHQPYALTVPAGPTSGDDAILHFRARRGAYGSWQVDPDSLTWVSHATDSATGEPGRPATDPLDFVVRARDLLGLDGTTLGHLIRELTVTLAADARLDHTALSAAQLADLGYAELEGHQTGHPWLVLNKGRLGFSATDAARWTPEARHPTTLPWIAVHTSLATYRGVAGLASADSLYSRELDAPTRELFDRTLRDRGLDPGDYLCLPVHPWQWDDIVLPLFAPAVADGTIVPLPSDGDLRLPQQSIRTFLNTSRPERLTVKLPLSILNTLVWRGLPTERTVAAPAVTTWMRTLRDADPFLRDECGVILLGEVASVTVEHSLYDRLDEVPYQYKELLGAIWREPVTRHLAAGERARTLASLLHTDPQGRAFVAELVERSGLDPKTWLTRLFTALLPPLLRFLYHYGTVFSPHGENAIVVFDEQDVPVRLAVKDFVDDVNISAEPLPEHAAMPQDVREVLLTEHPDFLTQFIHSGLFVGVFRYLAPLCEEQLGVPEHAFWSLVRAEILHHQARFPELKDRYEMFDLLTPRIERLCLNRNRLHLDGYRDRAHRPHAAVHGTVANPLHQP
- a CDS encoding GNAT family N-acetyltransferase; the encoded protein is MPPTDASTDAGTTPTADPAVTASRAEDEDGRDTVDLRLPDELLGLIAEQDSALPAARPAGEQRSSPDPLPPLQHDLLDNVGEWGPAATPAGVFQLVPVRLERDLDLISRWMNDPAVSAFWELAGPDTVTADHLRPQLSGDGRSVPCLGVLDGTPMSYWEIYRADLDPLARYYPARPHDTGIHLLIGGVADRGRGLGTALLTVVADLILDHRPSCARVVAEPDIRNTPSVSAFLSAGFRLSAEVDLSDKRAALMIRDRALRSVLRADHF